One region of Ferrimicrobium sp. genomic DNA includes:
- a CDS encoding MiaB/RimO family radical SAM methylthiotransferase, giving the protein MKSFYVKTFGCQMNENDSERIVALLRRQGMTPATSEEVADVVVFNTCTIRENADNRFFGQVNKLRERRAADSDLRIVVAGCLAQGEQEAIFDRAPHVDVVVGTHALASIVELLERSDQERRVIDVREITQGPDPLADLGAEPTEGHKAWVTIQTGCDNNCAFCIVPQVRGGEVSRPFQAVVDEVRSLASQGVTEVTLLGQNVNSYGRDLTRRLRTEQAGANDRGYLAGHVYVSGSIARIRPLFADLLRAVGAVEGIRRVRFTSPHPKDMREETFRAMADSPAVCESLHFPLQSGSDRVLAAMHRGYRGARFAEKLAQAREIIPDLAVTTDIIVGFPGETDEDFEATLELVARCEFDSAFTFIYSPRPGTEAGAWTDRFVDPEVIAQRFAQLKLVTERSASAKHRDRVGRIEEILIDGPSKRDASVASGRTRQNKLVHLAGVDGERNRGCYVQARIVDAGAHFLHGEILEAYR; this is encoded by the coding sequence ATGAAGAGCTTTTACGTCAAGACATTTGGATGCCAGATGAATGAGAATGATTCTGAGCGGATTGTGGCGTTGCTGCGCCGTCAGGGCATGACGCCAGCGACCTCAGAAGAGGTTGCTGATGTGGTGGTCTTTAACACCTGCACCATACGGGAGAACGCTGATAATAGGTTCTTTGGACAGGTCAATAAGTTGCGGGAGCGGCGTGCGGCCGATTCCGATCTGCGGATTGTGGTGGCAGGATGCTTGGCGCAGGGTGAACAAGAGGCGATCTTTGATCGGGCTCCCCATGTCGACGTCGTGGTTGGTACGCATGCGTTGGCTTCGATCGTGGAGTTGCTCGAACGCAGCGATCAAGAGCGCCGGGTGATCGACGTCAGGGAGATAACCCAAGGACCCGATCCGTTGGCTGATCTTGGTGCCGAGCCGACGGAGGGGCACAAAGCTTGGGTGACCATTCAAACCGGATGCGACAACAACTGCGCCTTCTGCATCGTTCCCCAGGTGCGAGGGGGTGAGGTCAGCCGTCCCTTCCAGGCAGTCGTGGATGAGGTGCGCAGCCTTGCATCGCAAGGGGTGACCGAGGTCACGCTACTGGGGCAGAATGTCAATTCCTATGGACGCGACCTTACTCGACGATTGCGCACCGAACAGGCTGGTGCAAATGATCGAGGTTACTTGGCTGGACACGTCTATGTCAGCGGCTCCATCGCAAGGATACGCCCCCTTTTTGCCGATCTCCTCCGAGCCGTCGGCGCGGTTGAGGGCATACGTCGGGTGCGATTCACCTCACCGCACCCCAAGGACATGCGTGAGGAGACGTTTCGGGCGATGGCGGATTCGCCAGCGGTGTGTGAGAGCCTACATTTCCCGTTACAGTCTGGCAGCGACCGTGTGCTTGCGGCGATGCATCGAGGGTACCGAGGTGCACGCTTTGCCGAAAAGCTTGCCCAAGCAAGGGAGATCATACCTGACCTTGCTGTGACCACGGATATCATTGTTGGTTTTCCTGGTGAGACTGATGAGGATTTCGAGGCTACGCTAGAGTTGGTAGCTCGGTGTGAGTTTGATTCCGCCTTCACGTTTATCTATTCGCCGCGTCCTGGCACCGAGGCCGGTGCCTGGACGGATCGTTTCGTCGACCCGGAGGTAATCGCTCAACGATTCGCGCAGCTCAAGCTCGTGACAGAACGCAGTGCCTCGGCTAAACATCGGGATCGTGTCGGTCGTATCGAGGAGATCCTCATCGACGGTCCTTCGAAACGGGATGCTTCGGTCGCCTCGGGGCGGACACGGCAAAACAAGTTGGTCCATTTGGCTGGGGTTGATGGCGAACGCAATCGGGGATGCTACGTGCAGGCCCGTATTGTCGATGCTGGTGCCCATTTCCTCCATGGTGAGATCCTTGAAGCGTACCGCTGA